In a genomic window of Leifsonia xyli subsp. cynodontis DSM 46306:
- a CDS encoding exopolysaccharide production protein: MAAPSRTPVPAAVVELLGSARFTSTLALLGVIVGFSTHAIRAVIGWPGLIGALSALVVLAALSFSAQWKLIEWHGLLPVSALVFAGWCALSFFWSQYQVATLGAVLYQLLFAFLAVYIALVRDAIQIVRVVGDALRVLLTVSLALEVLSGLLLDMPIRFLGILGNIASGGPIQGLFGTRNQLSIVALIAFVTFLVELRTRSVRPQLAAFSIALAALCLLFAHSPVIAAVSVVVGLATLALYSIRKVPAGARSYAQWGLALFTVAVLVAAYLSRIRVIDLLNARADFQVRYQLWLQIWELIPVQQSVGWGWVGGWPTDLYPFSAIQAATGMYHPNGLNAYLDVYLQVGVIGLLLFIVLVALAFVRSWLLASARRSVVYAWAPLVLVALLVTSVFESSILVESGWMLLVICTVKASQGMSWRRRLARSES; encoded by the coding sequence ATGGCCGCACCCTCTCGAACCCCGGTCCCGGCCGCGGTGGTCGAGCTTCTCGGATCGGCCCGGTTCACCTCGACACTCGCGCTGCTCGGCGTCATCGTCGGGTTCTCGACGCACGCGATCCGTGCCGTCATCGGCTGGCCGGGGCTCATCGGCGCACTCAGCGCTCTCGTGGTCCTCGCCGCGCTGTCGTTCTCCGCGCAGTGGAAGCTCATCGAGTGGCACGGCCTGCTGCCGGTCTCGGCGCTCGTGTTCGCCGGCTGGTGCGCCCTGTCGTTCTTCTGGAGCCAGTACCAGGTGGCGACGCTCGGAGCCGTCCTCTACCAGCTGCTGTTCGCGTTCCTGGCCGTCTACATCGCCCTGGTGCGCGACGCCATCCAGATCGTGCGCGTCGTCGGCGACGCGCTGCGGGTGCTGCTGACAGTCTCCCTCGCCCTGGAGGTCCTGAGCGGGCTCCTGCTCGACATGCCCATCCGCTTCCTGGGCATCCTGGGCAACATCGCGTCCGGCGGACCCATCCAAGGTCTCTTCGGCACCCGCAATCAGCTGAGCATCGTCGCTCTGATCGCGTTCGTCACCTTCCTGGTGGAACTGCGGACGCGTTCGGTCCGGCCCCAGCTCGCGGCGTTCTCGATCGCTCTGGCGGCGCTGTGCCTCCTGTTCGCCCACTCCCCCGTGATCGCAGCCGTCTCCGTCGTCGTCGGCCTGGCGACCCTGGCGCTGTACAGCATCCGCAAAGTCCCGGCCGGCGCACGCAGCTACGCGCAGTGGGGGCTCGCGCTGTTCACGGTCGCGGTGCTGGTCGCCGCGTACCTCTCCCGCATCCGGGTGATCGACCTGCTGAACGCACGAGCCGACTTCCAGGTGCGCTACCAGCTGTGGCTCCAGATCTGGGAGCTCATCCCGGTGCAGCAGTCGGTGGGCTGGGGCTGGGTGGGCGGGTGGCCGACCGATCTGTACCCCTTCAGCGCGATCCAGGCCGCGACCGGCATGTACCACCCCAACGGGCTCAACGCCTACCTCGACGTCTACCTCCAGGTCGGTGTCATCGGTCTGCTGCTGTTCATCGTGCTGGTCGCCCTCGCGTTCGTGCGTTCCTGGCTGCTCGCCTCCGCCCGGCGCAGCGTCGTCTACGCCTGGGCGCCGCTGGTGCTCGTCGCGCTGCTCGTCACGAGCGTGTTCGAGAGCAGCATCCTCGTGGAGTCGGGATGGATGCTGCTCGTCATCTGCACGGTCAAGGCGTCCCAGGGGATGAGCTGGCGGCGGCGACTGGCACGGTCTGAGAGCTAG
- the glyA gene encoding serine hydroxymethyltransferase, whose amino-acid sequence MSTPFLKEPIVTDTLPSTFTAPLAEVDPEIAEVLQLELARQRDYLEMIASENFVPRAVLESVGSVLTNKYAEGYPGRRYYGGCEYVDIAEQLAIDRAKSLFGAEYANVQPHSGASANAAVLSAIATPGDTILGLELAHGGHLTHGMKLNFSGKLYNAVAYGVDPETFLVDMDVVRDRALEHRPQVIIAGWSAYPRQLDFAAFRAIADEVGAKLWVDMAHFAGLVAAGLHPSPVPYADVVSSTVHKTIGGPRSGFIVSRDTELAKKLNSNVFPGQQGGPLMHVIAAKATAFKLAATDEFKDRQARTIRGAQLLAERLTAADSRASGVDVLTGGTDVHLVLADLRTSELDGQQAEDVLHEVGITVNRNAVPFDPRPPMVTSGLRIGTPALATRGFGDTEFAEVADIIALALRPGADTRALRAHVDALTAAFPLYPGLTPSSN is encoded by the coding sequence ATGTCCACGCCTTTTTTGAAGGAGCCGATTGTGACCGACACCCTCCCATCCACCTTCACTGCGCCGCTCGCGGAGGTCGATCCGGAGATCGCCGAGGTGCTCCAGTTGGAGCTCGCCCGCCAGCGCGACTACCTGGAGATGATCGCGTCCGAGAACTTCGTGCCGCGCGCCGTCCTGGAGTCCGTCGGTTCGGTGCTGACGAACAAGTACGCCGAAGGGTATCCGGGGCGTCGCTACTACGGCGGCTGCGAGTACGTGGACATCGCCGAGCAGCTGGCGATTGACCGGGCGAAGAGCCTGTTCGGCGCGGAGTACGCGAACGTCCAGCCGCACTCGGGCGCCTCGGCCAACGCGGCCGTGCTCTCCGCCATCGCGACCCCGGGCGACACCATCCTGGGCCTCGAACTCGCCCACGGCGGGCACCTGACGCACGGGATGAAGCTGAACTTCTCCGGCAAGCTCTACAACGCGGTCGCCTACGGCGTGGACCCGGAGACCTTCCTCGTCGACATGGACGTTGTGCGCGACAGGGCGCTCGAGCACAGACCGCAGGTCATCATCGCCGGCTGGTCGGCCTATCCGCGCCAGCTCGATTTCGCTGCGTTCCGGGCGATCGCAGACGAGGTGGGCGCCAAGCTGTGGGTGGATATGGCCCACTTCGCGGGCCTCGTCGCGGCAGGTCTCCATCCCTCGCCCGTCCCCTACGCGGACGTCGTCTCCTCGACCGTCCACAAGACGATCGGCGGCCCCCGCTCCGGTTTCATCGTCAGCCGGGACACGGAGCTGGCGAAGAAGCTCAACTCGAATGTGTTCCCCGGTCAGCAGGGCGGCCCGCTCATGCATGTGATCGCCGCGAAGGCGACTGCGTTCAAGCTGGCGGCGACCGACGAGTTCAAGGACCGTCAGGCCCGCACCATCCGTGGCGCGCAGCTCCTCGCCGAGCGGCTCACCGCCGCCGACTCCCGCGCATCCGGTGTGGATGTGCTCACCGGCGGCACCGATGTCCACCTGGTGCTCGCCGATCTGCGCACATCGGAGCTCGACGGACAGCAAGCGGAGGATGTGCTGCACGAGGTCGGCATCACGGTCAACCGCAATGCGGTGCCGTTCGACCCGCGCCCGCCGATGGTCACCTCGGGCCTCCGGATCGGCACCCCGGCGCTGGCGACCCGCGGCTTCGGCGACACCGAGTTTGCCGAGGTCGCCGACATCATCGCGCTGGCGCTCCGTCCCGGCGCCGACACCCGTGCGCTCCGCGCGCACGTCGACGCCCTGACCGCGGCCTTTCCGCTCTACCCCGGCCTCACTCCCTCCTCCAACTGA
- the galT gene encoding galactose-1-phosphate uridylyltransferase, with the protein MAAITKRPHQLSDGRDLIYYDADTTLAPDRAPDLREPAPRPPTASMRQDPLTGEWVSIAAARQNRVMLPPAERDPLAPASPGNPSEIPSVYDVAVFENKSPSFGPLTADADAPHDLADLAAVGIERSRTAVGRREVVCFSPATTGSFGTLTASRARTIIEAWADRTAALSAIPDVQQVFPFENRGEAIGVTLHHPHGQIYAYPYITPRMSALLRSLDAYGPALFADILERERASERVLLAGEHWTAFVPFAARWPIEIHVLPHRHIPDLAATADVERDELATLYLRVLRGVDALYDSPTPYIAAWHQAPVAVRREDVRLMLQITSPRRSADKLKFLAGSEAAMGAWVGDIPPEQAAAALRDAMVRADRENPVGPLPAGVSGLVTVAASDSPDREATR; encoded by the coding sequence ATGGCCGCCATCACGAAGCGTCCGCACCAGCTCTCGGACGGGCGCGACCTCATCTACTACGACGCCGACACGACGCTCGCCCCGGACCGCGCGCCCGATCTGCGCGAGCCCGCGCCGCGGCCGCCCACCGCCTCCATGCGCCAGGACCCGCTCACCGGCGAGTGGGTCTCCATCGCCGCCGCCCGACAGAACCGGGTGATGCTGCCGCCCGCCGAACGGGACCCGCTGGCGCCGGCCAGCCCCGGCAACCCGTCGGAGATCCCGAGCGTGTACGACGTGGCCGTGTTCGAGAACAAGTCGCCGTCCTTCGGGCCGCTCACCGCCGACGCAGATGCCCCGCACGACCTCGCTGACCTCGCCGCCGTCGGCATCGAACGCAGCCGCACGGCCGTCGGCCGCCGCGAAGTCGTCTGCTTCAGCCCTGCGACCACCGGCTCGTTCGGCACGCTGACCGCCTCGCGCGCCCGCACGATCATCGAAGCCTGGGCGGACCGGACCGCTGCGCTCTCGGCCATCCCGGACGTGCAGCAGGTCTTCCCGTTCGAGAACCGCGGCGAAGCGATCGGCGTCACACTGCACCACCCGCACGGGCAGATCTACGCCTACCCCTACATCACACCGCGCATGAGCGCGCTGCTGCGCTCGCTCGACGCCTACGGGCCCGCGCTCTTCGCGGACATCCTGGAACGCGAGCGAGCCTCCGAGCGGGTCTTGCTCGCCGGGGAGCACTGGACCGCTTTCGTGCCCTTCGCGGCGCGCTGGCCGATCGAGATCCATGTCCTGCCGCACCGGCACATCCCGGACCTCGCCGCCACCGCCGACGTCGAACGGGACGAGCTGGCGACCCTCTACCTGCGCGTGCTGCGCGGTGTGGACGCGCTCTACGACTCCCCCACCCCGTACATCGCCGCCTGGCACCAGGCGCCGGTGGCGGTGCGACGCGAGGATGTGCGTCTCATGCTGCAGATCACCTCGCCGCGCCGCAGCGCGGATAAGCTGAAGTTCCTGGCGGGCTCCGAGGCCGCGATGGGCGCCTGGGTGGGCGACATCCCGCCGGAGCAGGCGGCCGCCGCGCTCCGCGACGCCATGGTCCGCGCCGACCGGGAGAATCCCGTCGGTCCGCTGCCCGCCGGCGTCTCCGGGCTCGTGACCGTGGCCGCTTCCGACTCCCCCGACCGAGAGGCGACCCGATGA
- the manA gene encoding mannose-6-phosphate isomerase, class I, whose product MFVRIGNQPRDYAWGSTTAIAGLLGTEPSGGPEAELWLGAHPGSPARILDPAEAGGSADLAHWPETAGRLPYLLKVLAAAGPLSLQAHPSSEQARAGFERENAEGLAPGSPERNYKDPFHKPEMIFALSDPFDALCGFREPADSRAALERLAGSDPGVAAFAGTLDGEPAEALRRATEWLLGGTPEVAALVSAVTDAAQRAEGADADTVRMLARAFPGDPGIVLALLLNRVTLRPGEALYLPAGNIHAYLRGLGIELMAASDNVLRGGLTPKRVDVPELVRILDFAPFAATPMTAKRPAPGVEEFVPDVADFRLYRIEIGADTPATEVTLPGTAIVLCTAGAAEVQGATGGLRLTRGEAAVATADEGTLSVSSGAGTLFVATPNA is encoded by the coding sequence ATGTTTGTGCGCATCGGCAACCAGCCCCGCGATTACGCGTGGGGGTCGACCACGGCGATCGCAGGCCTGCTCGGCACCGAACCGAGCGGCGGCCCGGAGGCCGAGCTGTGGCTGGGCGCGCATCCCGGCTCCCCCGCGCGCATCCTCGACCCGGCGGAGGCCGGCGGGTCGGCCGACCTGGCGCACTGGCCGGAGACGGCCGGGCGGCTCCCCTATCTTTTGAAGGTCCTCGCGGCCGCAGGTCCCCTGTCGCTGCAAGCGCACCCGTCGTCCGAGCAGGCGCGCGCCGGATTCGAGCGCGAGAACGCCGAGGGGCTCGCCCCCGGCTCCCCCGAGCGCAACTACAAAGACCCGTTCCACAAACCGGAGATGATCTTCGCACTGTCCGACCCGTTCGACGCGCTGTGCGGCTTCCGGGAGCCCGCCGACAGCCGCGCCGCGCTGGAGCGCCTGGCCGGCAGCGACCCGGGCGTCGCCGCCTTCGCCGGAACCCTCGACGGCGAGCCGGCCGAAGCGCTCCGCCGGGCGACGGAGTGGCTGCTGGGCGGGACACCCGAGGTCGCGGCGCTCGTGAGCGCGGTGACGGACGCGGCGCAGAGGGCCGAGGGGGCGGACGCGGACACGGTTCGGATGCTCGCCCGAGCCTTCCCCGGCGACCCGGGCATCGTGCTCGCCCTTCTCCTCAACCGCGTGACGCTCCGGCCGGGAGAGGCGCTCTACCTGCCCGCCGGAAACATTCACGCTTACCTGCGCGGTCTCGGGATCGAGCTGATGGCCGCCTCGGACAATGTGCTGCGCGGCGGTCTGACACCGAAGCGGGTGGATGTGCCCGAACTCGTCCGCATCCTGGACTTCGCGCCGTTCGCCGCCACCCCGATGACCGCGAAACGGCCCGCGCCCGGTGTCGAGGAGTTCGTGCCGGACGTGGCGGACTTCCGGCTGTACCGGATCGAGATCGGTGCGGACACGCCGGCGACGGAGGTGACGCTGCCGGGCACCGCGATCGTGCTCTGCACGGCCGGCGCTGCGGAGGTGCAGGGCGCGACGGGCGGCCTGCGGCTCACGCGCGGCGAGGCGGCGGTGGCGACCGCCGACGAGGGCACGCTGTCGGTCTCGTCCGGAGCGGGCACCCTGTTCGTCGCCACGCCGAACGCGTGA
- a CDS encoding O-antigen ligase family protein produces MGSPNPSLAARVYAARNSSGTAVLVFASLLLFTLFAGDFWRNLIGWPGYLALAALLTAGSVVLLVRARTAVRWRTLPKPLGLFLALAVLSIAWSAYPGASALGVLAQLATTASALFLALCLGWPALLTALSNAFRWILGLSLLFELIVAVFVRRPVLPLTPMQPLPAGKLPSAFYWSRDLLLHGGQIQGIVGNSNLLAMIALLALIVFGVRLADRAARRGSAIAWIVVATLTLALTRSSTVIVATAFTAVVLCFALWTRRAGPERRRPVYLSAAALVAVGAASLALFASRLPALLGKSDDLTGRLDIWDRVIGLAQQRPVFGWGWVSYWAPWTEPFSDLAKRNGVVYLQAHNAWLDVWMQLGIVGLALVVLLAVSTLWRSWFRAVDRPRTSVRDDQAHTALTLLPLLLFAALLAQSFAESRMLIEGGWALLVVLAVKTKQTAP; encoded by the coding sequence ATGGGCAGCCCGAACCCCTCGCTCGCCGCGCGCGTGTACGCCGCCCGCAACAGCTCGGGGACAGCAGTCCTCGTGTTCGCCTCACTGCTGCTCTTCACGCTGTTCGCCGGCGACTTCTGGCGGAACCTCATCGGCTGGCCGGGCTACCTCGCGCTCGCCGCCCTGCTCACCGCGGGCAGCGTCGTCCTGCTGGTGCGGGCACGGACCGCCGTCCGCTGGCGTACACTCCCCAAGCCCCTCGGGCTCTTCCTGGCTCTCGCCGTGCTGTCGATCGCGTGGTCCGCGTATCCGGGGGCCAGCGCCCTCGGCGTCCTCGCACAGCTCGCCACCACGGCGAGCGCGCTGTTCCTCGCCCTGTGCCTCGGCTGGCCGGCGCTGCTGACCGCGCTCTCGAACGCGTTCCGCTGGATCCTCGGCCTGTCGCTGCTGTTCGAGCTCATCGTCGCCGTGTTCGTCCGGCGGCCGGTGCTGCCGTTGACGCCGATGCAGCCCCTCCCTGCGGGAAAGCTGCCGTCGGCATTCTACTGGAGCCGCGATCTGCTGCTCCACGGCGGCCAGATCCAGGGCATCGTGGGCAACAGCAATCTGCTCGCGATGATCGCGCTGCTGGCGCTGATCGTGTTCGGCGTCCGCCTGGCCGATCGCGCCGCCCGCCGCGGCAGCGCGATCGCCTGGATCGTCGTCGCAACGCTCACCCTCGCGCTCACGCGGTCATCGACGGTCATCGTCGCGACCGCGTTCACCGCCGTGGTGCTCTGCTTCGCGCTCTGGACCCGCCGAGCGGGGCCGGAGCGCCGCCGCCCGGTCTACCTGAGCGCCGCCGCGCTGGTCGCCGTCGGCGCGGCGAGCCTCGCGCTGTTCGCTTCCCGCCTCCCGGCCCTGCTGGGCAAAAGCGACGATCTGACCGGACGGCTCGACATCTGGGACAGGGTGATCGGTCTCGCGCAGCAGCGGCCGGTCTTCGGCTGGGGCTGGGTGAGCTATTGGGCGCCGTGGACCGAGCCTTTCAGCGACCTCGCCAAGCGCAACGGCGTGGTCTACTTGCAGGCGCACAACGCCTGGCTGGACGTCTGGATGCAGCTCGGGATCGTCGGGCTGGCGCTCGTCGTCCTGCTCGCCGTCAGCACACTGTGGCGGTCGTGGTTCCGTGCCGTCGACCGGCCGCGGACGAGTGTCCGCGACGACCAAGCACACACCGCGCTGACCCTGCTCCCCCTGCTTCTCTTCGCCGCTCTGCTCGCCCAGAGCTTCGCGGAGAGCCGGATGCTGATCGAAGGCGGCTGGGCGCTGCTCGTCGTGCTCGCGGTGAAGACCAAGCAGACCGCCCCGTAG
- a CDS encoding DeoR/GlpR family DNA-binding transcription regulator, whose amino-acid sequence MSEPLPAALRRERMLELIGRAGFARVAELSEAFQVSDVTVRTDLDALDAQQSIRRVHGGAVLRGSGTREPSFEEALASSADEKRRIGLAAAALVEPGSSVLLDVGTTTAAIARALADREDLEGVTVLTNGLTIALELERAIPRFQVIVTGGTLRPLQHSLVEPLAAVLLERVHADLAFIGCTGVHPLGGVTNVNLPEADLKRAMVGSATRAIAVADGGKLGRVHLGRIAAVDEFAGLITGETAGESAVAALRATGLAVTVV is encoded by the coding sequence ATGAGCGAACCGCTGCCCGCCGCCCTCCGCCGCGAGCGCATGCTCGAACTGATCGGGCGCGCGGGCTTCGCGCGGGTGGCCGAACTGAGCGAGGCGTTCCAGGTCTCCGATGTGACCGTCCGCACCGACCTGGACGCACTCGACGCGCAGCAGAGCATCCGCCGGGTCCACGGCGGCGCCGTGCTGCGCGGCAGCGGGACGCGCGAGCCGAGCTTCGAGGAGGCGCTGGCGTCCTCCGCCGACGAGAAGCGCCGCATCGGCCTCGCCGCGGCGGCGCTGGTCGAGCCCGGCAGCAGCGTCCTGCTCGACGTCGGCACGACCACCGCTGCGATCGCCCGCGCTCTCGCCGACCGGGAAGACCTGGAGGGCGTCACGGTCCTCACCAACGGCCTCACGATCGCGCTGGAACTCGAGCGCGCCATCCCGCGCTTCCAGGTGATCGTCACCGGGGGGACGCTGCGGCCCCTACAGCACTCGCTGGTCGAGCCGCTCGCCGCGGTGCTGCTGGAGCGTGTGCATGCGGACCTGGCCTTCATCGGCTGCACCGGTGTGCATCCCCTCGGCGGCGTGACCAATGTGAACCTGCCGGAGGCCGATCTCAAGCGGGCGATGGTGGGCTCGGCCACCCGCGCGATCGCCGTCGCCGACGGCGGCAAACTCGGCCGCGTCCATCTCGGCCGGATCGCCGCTGTCGACGAGTTCGCCGGGCTCATCACCGGCGAGACGGCGGGCGAGTCCGCGGTCGCAGCCCTCCGGGCGACCGGACTGGCTGTGACCGTCGTGTGA
- a CDS encoding acyl-CoA dehydrogenase family protein, translated as MASRPLASDFYGFESLLAEREKEFLANLRASLETHVKPVVNEYWERAEFPPGIIEVLHRAGVIGLGFAETAPFENSAVFRGWVALELARVDASVSTYVGVQNGLALGTIGVCGSPEQRAEWLPKLASGEVLGAFGLTEPLSGSDSAQGLRTVAVRDGDDWVLNGSKRWIGNATFSDITVIWARSAEDGQVKGFIVPTSTPGYTATKIEGKQSLRMVQNADIALENVRVPESLRLQNANSFKDTAAVLRLTRAEVAWAAVGVAVGAYEAALAYSKERVQFGKPIAKHQLVQDLLVRSLGDITASIALCVRVSQMLDTGEQRDEHSALAKAVATARMREIVARCREVLGGNGIVIVYDVARFFADAEALYSYEGTREMNTLIVGRAITGEAAFV; from the coding sequence ATGGCCTCCCGCCCCCTCGCCAGCGACTTCTACGGCTTCGAGAGCCTCCTCGCCGAGCGCGAGAAGGAGTTCCTCGCGAACCTCCGCGCTTCACTCGAGACCCATGTCAAGCCGGTCGTCAACGAGTACTGGGAGCGTGCGGAGTTCCCGCCCGGGATCATCGAGGTCCTGCACCGCGCCGGCGTGATCGGCCTTGGTTTCGCGGAGACGGCCCCGTTCGAGAATTCGGCGGTGTTCCGGGGCTGGGTCGCGCTGGAGCTGGCCCGTGTGGACGCCTCCGTGAGCACGTACGTCGGCGTCCAGAACGGTCTGGCCCTCGGCACGATCGGCGTCTGCGGTTCGCCGGAGCAGCGTGCCGAGTGGCTGCCGAAGCTGGCCAGCGGCGAGGTGCTCGGGGCGTTCGGGCTCACCGAGCCCCTGTCGGGGTCGGACTCGGCGCAGGGCCTGCGGACGGTGGCCGTGCGCGACGGCGACGACTGGGTCCTGAACGGATCGAAGCGCTGGATCGGCAACGCGACCTTCAGCGACATCACCGTGATCTGGGCGAGGAGCGCCGAGGACGGCCAGGTCAAGGGCTTCATCGTTCCCACGTCCACTCCGGGCTACACGGCCACCAAGATCGAGGGCAAGCAGTCGCTCCGGATGGTGCAGAACGCGGACATCGCCCTGGAGAACGTGCGTGTGCCGGAGTCGCTGCGGTTGCAGAATGCGAACAGCTTCAAGGACACCGCCGCCGTGCTGCGGCTCACGCGCGCCGAGGTCGCTTGGGCCGCTGTCGGCGTCGCGGTGGGCGCCTACGAAGCCGCTCTGGCCTACAGCAAGGAACGCGTGCAGTTCGGCAAACCGATCGCGAAGCACCAGCTCGTCCAAGATCTCCTGGTTCGCTCCCTCGGCGACATCACCGCCTCGATCGCGCTGTGTGTACGCGTCTCGCAGATGCTCGACACGGGCGAGCAGCGGGACGAGCACTCGGCGCTGGCGAAGGCGGTGGCGACCGCCCGGATGCGCGAGATCGTCGCCCGCTGTCGCGAGGTGCTGGGCGGCAACGGCATCGTGATCGTCTACGACGTCGCCCGCTTCTTCGCCGACGCGGAGGCGCTCTACTCCTACGAGGGCACCCGCGAGATGAACACCCTCATCGTCGGCCGTGCGATCACCGGAGAAGCGGCGTTCGTCTGA
- a CDS encoding ankyrin repeat domain-containing protein, which produces MAALVVMAAGALLVGCASVKPMPQAGTPVRSAAPVSPSPATVDPEASARLLAAVSAGDHDAVRHAIAAGADIEIRGDHGRTPLLVATRAGDTAIARELILAGADVNATDELQDSAFLYAGAEGLEDILRLTLDHGADVDAKNRYGGTALIPASEHAHLRVVAMLIEAGVEFDHVNRLGWTALQEAIVLGDGGRGAQDVVRQLLTAGADPDIRHADGRTPLCNAERKGFRAIAGQLRTVGAVGC; this is translated from the coding sequence ATGGCGGCTTTGGTCGTGATGGCGGCCGGCGCGTTGCTCGTAGGATGCGCCAGTGTCAAGCCGATGCCGCAGGCGGGCACACCGGTCCGCTCGGCGGCGCCCGTCTCGCCGTCCCCCGCGACGGTGGACCCGGAGGCTTCCGCTCGGCTCCTCGCTGCCGTGAGCGCGGGCGACCACGATGCCGTGCGCCATGCGATCGCTGCTGGTGCGGATATCGAGATCCGGGGCGACCACGGCCGCACGCCCCTCTTGGTCGCGACGAGGGCGGGCGACACCGCGATCGCGCGGGAGCTGATTCTCGCCGGAGCCGATGTGAACGCCACAGACGAGCTGCAAGACAGCGCCTTTCTCTACGCGGGCGCCGAGGGGCTGGAAGACATCTTGCGGCTCACGCTCGACCACGGCGCCGATGTGGACGCCAAGAACCGGTATGGCGGCACCGCCCTCATCCCGGCTTCCGAACACGCGCACCTCCGCGTCGTCGCGATGCTCATCGAGGCCGGTGTGGAGTTCGACCATGTCAACCGCCTCGGCTGGACCGCGCTTCAGGAGGCCATCGTGCTGGGCGACGGCGGACGGGGAGCGCAGGATGTCGTCCGGCAGCTCCTCACCGCCGGGGCCGATCCGGACATCAGGCACGCCGACGGCCGCACTCCGCTCTGCAACGCGGAGCGGAAAGGGTTCCGCGCCATCGCCGGCCAGCTGAGGACCGTCGGCGCTGTCGGCTGCTGA
- a CDS encoding bifunctional methylenetetrahydrofolate dehydrogenase/methenyltetrahydrofolate cyclohydrolase yields MNARTLDGKATAAAIKAELRERVSALRERGVVPGLGTVLVGDDPGSQWYVVGKHRDCAEVGIASLRRDLPADISQAELEAVVQELNADPGCTGFIVQLPLPSHLDTDAVLEQVDPAKDADGLHPTNLGRLVLNVNRPITTPLPCTPRGVIELMLRHGIDLAGKDVVVVGRGVTVGRSIGALLTRREVNATVTLTHTGTKNLDEHLRRADVIVAATGVAGLVSAHNVKPGAVVLDVGVSRVEDPETGKSRVAGDVAADVAGVASWISPNPGGVGPMTRALLLQNVVEAAERALM; encoded by the coding sequence ATGAACGCGAGGACACTGGACGGGAAGGCGACAGCGGCTGCGATCAAGGCGGAGCTGCGGGAGCGGGTGAGCGCCCTGCGCGAGCGGGGGGTGGTGCCCGGGCTCGGCACCGTTCTCGTCGGCGACGACCCGGGATCGCAGTGGTACGTCGTGGGAAAGCACCGCGATTGCGCGGAGGTGGGAATCGCGTCCCTCCGCCGCGACCTGCCCGCGGACATCTCGCAGGCGGAGCTCGAGGCCGTCGTGCAGGAGCTGAACGCCGACCCCGGCTGCACCGGGTTCATCGTGCAGCTCCCCCTGCCGAGCCATCTCGACACGGACGCCGTTCTGGAACAGGTGGACCCGGCGAAGGACGCCGACGGACTGCACCCCACGAACCTCGGACGGCTCGTGCTGAATGTCAACCGGCCGATCACGACCCCGCTGCCGTGTACCCCGCGCGGCGTGATCGAGCTGATGCTGCGCCACGGTATCGACCTGGCGGGCAAAGATGTCGTGGTCGTCGGCCGCGGTGTCACCGTCGGCCGGTCGATCGGCGCGCTGCTGACCCGCCGGGAGGTCAACGCCACGGTCACCCTGACACACACGGGAACGAAGAATCTGGACGAGCATCTGCGCCGCGCCGATGTGATCGTGGCGGCGACGGGTGTGGCCGGGCTGGTTTCGGCGCACAACGTCAAACCGGGCGCGGTCGTGCTGGATGTCGGCGTGAGCCGCGTCGAGGACCCGGAGACGGGCAAGAGCCGTGTCGCGGGGGACGTTGCGGCGGATGTCGCCGGGGTCGCCTCCTGGATCTCGCCCAACCCCGGCGGCGTCGGGCCGATGACCCGGGCGCTGCTGTTGCAGAACGTGGTGGAGGCCGCCGAGCGGGCGCTGATGTGA